A DNA window from Hydractinia symbiolongicarpus strain clone_291-10 chromosome 6, HSymV2.1, whole genome shotgun sequence contains the following coding sequences:
- the LOC130647182 gene encoding uncharacterized protein LOC130647182 isoform X2, with the protein MGSAKVQMSLWIMWKKKILPKSEEANDEYIEVKKAFNSKMTEIFQGSDVDDVLDRMIADIKPHVEHLALPQSGSTISPILHLDVDFHKLQLTRGSSYIELPKWIASKKAIINPVNEDEECFKWGVIASLHNAEMGRNPNQISHMQRYVDLYNWQDIEFPTTIKDISKFEKNNTDIALNVLYVMGKKINILRRSEHNIGRNKQVNLLLITDEGDLEE; encoded by the coding sequence ATGGGATCAGCAAAGGTACAGATGTCCCTATGGATCATGTGGAAGAAGAAGATACTACCAAAATCGGAGGAGGCTAACGACGAGTACATCGAGGTGAAGAAAGCCTTTAACAGCAAGATGACAGAAATCTTCCAGGGTAGCGACGTAGACGACGTGCTGGATAGGATGATTGCTGATATCAAACCACACGTGGAACATCTGGCACTACCCCAGAGTGGATCCACCATTAGTCCAATCCTACACCTTGATGTAGACTTTCATAAGCTACAACTAACAAGGGGTTCATCATATATAGAACTACCTAAATGGATAGCCTCAAAGAAGGCCATCATTAATCCAGTGAATGAAGATGAGGAATGTTTCAAGTGGGGCGTTATAGCATCCCTACACAATGCAGAGATGGGAAGGAACCCAAATCAAATATCTCATATGCAGCGATACGTAGACCTCTACAATTGGCAGGATATAGAGTTTCCGACAACCATCAAGGACATATCCAAGTTTGAAAAGAATAACACGGACATTGCTTTAAACGTCTTGTATGTAATGGGAAAGAAGATCAATATCCTGCGGCGATCAGAACACAACATTGGGCGTAACAAGCAGGTGAATCTGCTGCTTATCACAGATGAAGGAGACCTCGAAGAATAG